The nucleotide sequence AAGCCGCAGACGCAGGAGCACCTCGCCATCGTGGACCTCCTCGGCATCCGCCGCGGGGTCGTCGCCCTCACCAAGTCGGACCTCGCCCCGCCCGAGCGCCTCGCCCGCGCGCGCGATGAGGTGCTGGAGCTCCTTCGCGGCACCGGGCTCGAGGGGGCGCCGGTCCTTCCCGTCTCGGCCATCACCGGCGAGGGCGTCGCCCCGCTCCTGGAAGCGCTCGATCGCGCCGCCGCCGCGGCCGCCGGCGCGCGCGAGACGGACCGCCCCGCGCGCCTTCCGATCGACCGCGTCTTCTCGATCGAGGGGATCGGCACGGTGGTGACCGGCACGCTCTGGAGCGGGACGATCCGCGCGGGCGATTCGCTGCAGATCCTGCCTTCCGCCCGTTCCGTGCGGGTGCGGCGGGTCGAGGTGCACGACGCCGAGGTCCCGGCCGCGACGGCGGGGCAGCGCACCGCGGTCGCCCTCCACGGCGCCGGGCGCGAGGAGATCGAGCGCGGCGAATGGCTGGTCGCGCAGGATCGCTACCGCGCGGCCGCCGCGCTCGACGTGCGGCTCACGATGCTTCCGGGAGACCAGCGGGACCGGGCGCTCGCGACGCGCGCGCGCCTGCGGATCCATCTCGGCGCGAGCGAGGTGCTCGGGCGCGCCGTCCTGCTCGAAGCGGAGACGCTCGAGCCGGGCGCGAGCGCCTACGCGCAGCTCCGGCTGGAGCATCCGGTCGTCGCCGCGCCCGGGGACCGGCTCGTGCTGCGCTCCTATTCGCCGGCCGTGACCGTCGCCGGGGCCGTGGTGATCGACCCCGCGCCGCCGCGCCGGTCCAGGCTCGGCGGCGACGATCGGGAGCGGCTGAAAACGCTGGAGTCGGGAAGCCTCGCCGAGAAGGTGCTCTGGCTGGCTCGCGAGTCGGGGATGGCCGGCATGCGCGAGGAGGAGGCGGCGCTGCGCCTGGGGGCCGCGCCCGAGGAGATCGCCGCGGCCGCCGCGGGCGGCAAGGCGCTGGTCCGGCTGAAGGGGGGACGGGCGCTCTTTGCCGATGCGTGGGAGCAGGCGCGCGCCCTCATCCAGACCCGGGTTCGCCAGTACGCCGAGGAGCATCCGCTGCGGGCCGGGGTGCCGAAGGGGGAGCTGAAGAGCCTCCTTTCCCGCGGCCTCGACGGCGGGGTGTTCGACGAGGCCCTCGCCTCCCTCCTCGCCTCGGGGACGGTGGAGCTCCGGGGGGACCGGCTCCTCCCTCCCGGCGCGGGACCCTCCCTGAGCGAGGCCGACCGCCAGGTTCTCG is from Candidatus Binatia bacterium and encodes:
- the selB gene encoding selenocysteine-specific translation elongation factor codes for the protein MRHVILGTAGHIDHGKTALVRRLTGIDTDRLKEEKERGISIDLGFAHLVLPSGARVGIVDVPGHERFVKNMLAGATGIDVALLVVAADEGVKPQTQEHLAIVDLLGIRRGVVALTKSDLAPPERLARARDEVLELLRGTGLEGAPVLPVSAITGEGVAPLLEALDRAAAAAAGARETDRPARLPIDRVFSIEGIGTVVTGTLWSGTIRAGDSLQILPSARSVRVRRVEVHDAEVPAATAGQRTAVALHGAGREEIERGEWLVAQDRYRAAAALDVRLTMLPGDQRDRALATRARLRIHLGASEVLGRAVLLEAETLEPGASAYAQLRLEHPVVAAPGDRLVLRSYSPAVTVAGAVVIDPAPPRRSRLGGDDRERLKTLESGSLAEKVLWLARESGMAGMREEEAALRLGAAPEEIAAAAAGGKALVRLKGGRALFADAWEQARALIQTRVRQYAEEHPLRAGVPKGELKSLLSRGLDGGVFDEALASLLASGTVELRGDRLLPPGAGPSLSEADRQVLERIEQRLAGQGFQPPDLSEVLRGVPRESRPAELVRHMIESGRAVKVTSELVYTRSQWEEIERRIAAHFARNPRLGMGDFKGYLQISRKYAVPLLEHLDRLGITRREGDDRVPGPKLKK